The sequence TCTGACTAGAAAGCAGTTTGATAATTGTGTTAAATGTTGATTACATCCAATTACATCACATTGATTCAATGTgacctctcccccaccccctccaactCCCCTCCCCAGAACCATGTTTTAACCATtatctcagaaaaaaatcctaTATGTGTAACCTGTTTCAAAATACCCACCTAAATGCATGGGATTACTGTCAAAACTCTCAGACTTGGCCCTAACCATAATCCTTATCCTGGATATAGAACTGGCAAAATATCAGATAAATATGAGAAAATTATCACAAACAAGAAAGATTTGAATGTTTTCCAGTGCTTTTTTTCAAGTATGAGATTATGATCTACGTATGAGATAGAGGCCATGCTCATGGACACAAGAAACTGATTTACAGGTTCAGACAGGTGTGTCTTACCTTTTTAAGGGTGTCTGAGAGGGTTTCATTCTGTTGTGTTGTCCTCTCGGCACCAGGGGAGACATTCACATCAttggtctctgtgctgctcattGGGATACTAAATGGGATGAGCTTGACTTTAGCTAGTGtgcaatctttttttgttattgtcacCTGGTAAATCAAtatgaatttgttcattttaaattgcatctCAGATGGCAGTAGTTTGTGTATTAATTATCAATCTTAAGTGATAGTTATCACTTGAGGCCAGAAATCTAGCTGAATTTTTATGCTGAAACATGCAATGTGGTCATGGCAATGATAATTTACTTGTAAAATACGTGAAGCTATTAAAGTATAAAGTTCCTATCATACTCctgtcataatttttttttcaattacatacatacagatatgcATGCACTTGCTAAGGTATGGCTGATTTTGTGCACCATAAGCAAGAACAGACCTGAAGTGGTTTCTGTGGCATGTACATTTCTTGAAACACATCTATGAATCattaatttcaattcaattaataGAACACTGATTCCCTCATTATTGGAGTGCTGATTAAATTTACTTTACTACTAAATTTACTAGAACAATAAAACTCCAGTATCCAAATGACTCAGAATAGCTCCATAGGAATTAAGTAGGCTATATGATGGAAACTGCATGACATACTTACAAAGTTTAAGTATTCGAAGTAATGTACACTTGCTGGTAACAGGAACAGTGAGTGATAGGCTTCTCATAAGTAAGTTCACTCCAAATGTACTTTACCTTGGATTTTCGAGTTCTTGTTTCAAGTATGTCGCGCAGTCTCACTTCATACCTCAGCAAGTGTGACACAGATACATCCCTGAGACACAAGACCCACCAGTGGCTCCACCCTTTCCCGAGCCCACACCATGCCTGTTCGTCAACCCCAGATAAAAGGGAGGCCTCTTACCGATGATGTGCGTGAGAGGTTTGCTGTTGTGAGCAGTGGAAGCGTCATGTAtgataaaaacaacattatgaCCTTGTTTGGAAGACAACTGTATGCCTGGACTGTATTTTGACCTGTGATCGGACTGGGCTTGCCTTTTGGACTCCCCATGTTGGACTTGTATGACTGATTTCTCCCATAAAACAGCCTGCAGGAGTTACTGAGTTACTGCAGGATCCATATTTGCTGTGTTCTTGGGTGATAATACTGTGCACGTGCTGACACTTTTTGTCACTTGGCCTCCTGCCATGATACAACTCCCTAATGTGAAGTTACTCTTTGAAATAGGAGTTTCCAAAGACTGGATTTTTGATATTACAAGAACTGCCACTCcctttattaaaacaatttactCCCCTGTCAAAATATGATCAtcgtttttttaattatatgcaTTAGCAAGCAAATAAGCAAAGGATAATTCAGGCAAAATAGACACAGACGGAATGATGATATGTTCTGGGGTCGCATGTGTTAGTGCTTGATAACAGAGATTATCTTCTTGGCAGCTCAGTCAGAAGGCACCAGAGTGTAGCTTCCTGGATGTTTCAACCACTCCTAGAAACTGAAGCTTTAATTCCaaactgcctgtctgtttttttcgGTTGAGTCATCCCTTGTgatcactgaaaaataattagaCTTGCATGATCAAGCAAAGTCTGTTAAAAGCACAGATTTTAAAGGCCATCCATGCTTTTGATGCACTTCACTTTTgcaatttttaacatttttgcctTGTTCAACAAAAGCTTTAAGTTGAAAGCTgttcaaaaaaacaacatactttTGCTACAGAAAATGACATAGTGACAGCTACGAATGGGAAAGGCAAAGCTGCTCATTTAATAAAGAAGACTACTGGTAAAGccactgttttaaaattgtaCAGCACCTCTGAGGTTCCTTAATAGTAGCTGCACTGTGATTTTGGATATTACTTCCTGTTCAGTTACAGACACTGATCCCTCTAAATGTCCTGGATGTTAGTCACAGGTAGATACCTCTCCTCAGCTCCTTATGGTTCAACCCATGTTAACATACTGATGCTTTACCACAAAACCTAGAGTACAGAACGTAACAAACCACCAATGAAATGCAATTCCGGTAATATTTAATtgcatattatacatacatgtatcCAACAAACATTGTAacttatataaaaaaacagtagTTTAGAAAAAAGGGTGTTGACTgcctttggggaaaaaaatgctatctCTTgaacttcctctttctcccagcTCTTTGGGTTGGCTTGGATGAGTACTGGTGTTTGAAGTCGACGAGGCAGTCTGTGGCCTCAGAAATGGACGTGAAGGACCGGATCGGGGAGGTGCTGATGGCGTAGCCTGGGGAAGCCGCATCTTCACTCCCCACTGATCCATCAGTGTCAAGGAGAAAGATGGGTCCGctgaaacaaaaccacacactggAGCTCTGTATTGACACCCAATAACAGGCAGAGGGCCTTGGCATTCACATGGAATTCAACATCAAAGCAGCAAAGTCAACTTGTCCCTAAAACCTCTGTGGTTCAGACAtgaacagcataaaaaaaacaaatcacagtgCTTGATACCTAGACTGTAAACTATAAAGCTATAAACCTTAAATACCaagaaaaccaagaaaaaaTGGAGATGCCGTATTGATTTGGATCTTAGCGACTGGTTACATTCAGTACTATAGTCAAGGCATTGATGGGACTTtacctgtgttctgtgtttttgaatgatgaatgaGATGGTCCAGCTtccacattgtaaaaataaaaaaaaaacaaacataggTAACTTTATGATGTTATTGTATGCTATAATCAATAAAATCCAAATGGGTATGTAAGAATAGCAGTAACCATAccaaaaaaactaaatgttgCCAATATTTGTTGACAGTAATCATATAAAGAAGCATTTGCTATTACTTAAGCTAATAATGATATTATAAAATTTCTTCTCAGGATAAAAATGCGTATCCATAAATCACATTTGTTCTTCTTACTTTAGCCCTGCTTGAGcctttttcacagaaaatgagggagaaaagaaagtcatttttttaCGCACACATCtactacatacacacaggtatcTTCAACCCATACCAAGTACCTAAAACATTTCTCTGATGGCTTAACTTGctatctttttttaattactcttTGAAATATATCAATGTTAGGCAGGCAATTTTAACAATCTACTTATTCGCTAAGGAGGGACACCAAAATGCACCTGCATTTATGGACGCATACCTGAGTCTTTCTGCTCTGACTGGTCCAAGGCTGTCAACAAGTTCTTTGCTCCCTGTGTGGCAACCACAAACATTAAAAGAGGCagcaaaattcaaaatggcagcatAATACTGGGCAACTGTCTACGCAATCTTGCTTTTAACCTATAGGCAAGAACAAGAGTGCGATCCGTTTGtttctatggaaaaaaaaaagcactgttcaGGCTGAAATCTGTagcacagaaaaatgaatacaacGCTAGTGAAATGTGAACTACCTCACTGGTCCTGGTAGACCTGTGGCTGATGCAGGCCTCTACGTGCCTGCTGTACTCCTCTACTGGGAACACGCTGTGGCAGAGAAAGCACTTCTCTCCTCTCATCGGCCTGCTTaagagagaggcgggggggggagtAAAGTTTTAAACTTTACTCAAGTTTAAAACCTAGCTATAAAAATGAGTTAAAGCGCTAATCACCCAGGTATGACACGtatgacagcagcagcaatacTTAACGTAGTACGTACTTGTCCCAAAACGGTCTGTATATCAAAATGGTCATACCTACTTACTTGCCAGAGCCTGAGGAGCTGGGCTGATCCTCTTCGATCGCATCCGGTCTCCTCCTGATTTTTCTGCGACTCATGACTGAAAACAACATGGCCGCTTTTGATTACATGGAGACGATGTGAGGACGAACGAATATGGTTACATTCGCAAAAACCAACGCTTCCCTGTGAATAAAGGGGCCACCTGATCCACAGACTGGCAAACTGACAGCATGAAAGTACAGAACACAACTAATTATTCAGGGCACATGATCTGAGACTGTCACTGAAAGCCTGGGTTTCACACTCCTAATGCTACAGATATACAGTAACAGTCAAACCGGATTTGgataacgggaaacatgcattcaaagacattctgatctaaagacttgcttaaatgcttaaatgctttaaatttgttccttagacaaatataaaaagtgaggttgatgtctatgtatgaattttaaaagaatttaaaaaaatatttttggctactgtgaagaatctaaaacataagacggtttgtttaacactttttgtgGTCACCgcgtaattccatttgtgttatttcagttttgatatctttactattattctagaatgtgaaaaaagaaaaaaataaagtataaaagttatgtccaaacttttgactggtactgtacaaaGCAATTCAGCCAAAGAAACCCCAGGATATTTGACTTCATATGACATGAGGGATTTCTGTCAAGCCATTTGTTCAGATCTGAGGGTAGGGTAAAAGCACTCTGGTGCCTGAGCTagctggtctgggagtgttgttagcctggtctgacactgttgctcatttaaattgaatggatacacttctgttccattgtgctgttagctgccctggataagagcatcttctaaatgcatgtaatgtaatgtaatgtaatgtaatataatataatgtaatgtagttgtTTTTGGCCTGGCCTGACTGACACACAGAATGCTGGTCCAGCTGCCTGACCTTGAGAGTGGGTCTCCACGGGAACGCTCTCCTCGGCCGCGCCGTCGCAGTAGGCGGCGTGCATCTCGATCTCCGGCAGGGGGAAGCTGCGCATGCAGATAGGGCACTCCACCGTCTCGCTGCACGTCTGTGCCACGGGCTCCGGGACCTCCGCCTCTGCCTCCACCTCcatcctcacctcctcctcctcctcctcctcaagAGCCATGCCGTTCCTGTCCCCCACCACCTCcgtctccatctctgtctccatctcctcGCTCTCTTGCCTGTGCTAAAGGTCACCACAGGGGAAGGGTTCACGTGGGCACTGAGAAAGCTTTAACACACACCATCTCCCTGACATACACagtgtatacacatatacactacaCTCAGTAGTTAATTAAACAAAACCAGGTAGGGTTACGCTAGTgctgaacagaaagaaaaccacTCAAAGGACTGTCCATTCCTCATCACTTTCCActcacattttgtcatttagcagattctcttatccacagtgacttccaaTGTGCCAATACAAAGTGCATTATCAAAACAACATCAGATGTTGCACACTATTTTAGTGATTCTGacttcttatatatatatatatatatatatatatatatatatatatatatatatatatttctttgctttttcttttgtatttttttttttttacttattgcacattgccacttttgcctttctacctctgtcttaatgctgctgtgacaagtgaatttccctgctgtgggatcaataaagttctctcttatcaaaaaaaaacaaggacatgtaTATGATTCAGCACATTAAGTGGAATGCAATATCTATAttatgaacatgaaaaaaaaactaaaaaagactacaaataacaatacaacttaaaaaatataaaagggaACAAGATTACACTAGCGTAAATGAGAAATGAGGTACAGTCTAAAGAGATGGGTCTGTGACAGAATGCAGCTAATGATTCAGCTGTTAACCACAAAAGGAAGCTCAGTCTACCACGTGGGGGCCAAAATGGAGGAAAAGGCCACAACCGGAATGTGTAACTCCGAGGCcgtgcggagaatcaggtccggaaactggccggaattgccctttcacacatgtagcacacaacaggagtCACCTAGTTAGATGGAAGAATTACCTGACTCCCTGTAGGGCTCTCCATGTGCAGGTCACATGTGTTATTCTCACTCATCTGGGTCTCTGCCGAGTAAGAGGAAACGAGCGCTGTAAGCACCGCTGTCATAACAGCCGTCCAAATCTATCCATACCTTCTGTTCACAGACTAATGGacagaccaacacacacacacacaagggcaaTCACAAAACCTTCACTCCATAACAGTACACAATCCCACACATACACCAGGGCTGGGCTGCTTGCATGCAATGGTGCAAACAACAGATCTTTCTTGTTCATTTAAAGGAGGGTTCTATCAGTCATTTAATACAATCCAAAGAATCTATACTGCGATTACACACAAATAATTATTACAATGATTATGGTTTTTGCCACTGAATAATTACACTCTATATTGACTGTAATACGCAAGAACATTCACAGAAACAGATAACACGACTGACCCTAATCTTACTGTAAAAGCATGCAGTCCTTTCAGAATGATAGTTTGGAATCAAGTGAACAGAAAAAGCAGTTTTGCCTTAGGGTGAGGTAAGTGACAGtaagttgctttttttttttacaaaaatgtgggAACTGCcacaatgcacaaaaaaaccAATGCACTTATACTTTCAAAAGCAGTAGCACAGGAACAATACAGAACTATGCAGCTTTCAGGCATCAGAACCAACAGATGGAGCCAACTACGTACACACCTGTTGGTTAGCTTTTGGTTAGATTAATATAGACTACATAACCAAGGATAAAACTAGAAGTTGTGTAGAAAATTACTCCTAATACTGGCTTGGACGTAGAATTTTGGATTCAATCATAGTCGCAGTCTGTGACAGTCTGCACACTGGGTAAGAGCGTGCTGTCCACCTCGCACCTGGACAcattccctcttcctcttcttcctcttcctcctccagtgGCTGTGTATCAGACTCAACAGGACATCTCTCCCTGAGGCCACGCCTCCTGCACACAAAAGACACACGGCCTTAGCACGTTAGGGCCCACGCACCCCATTACTGCTgtcacattaacattaacattgcctcatttagcagatgctgttatccaaagcaacttacaaatcAGGGAACCTtctagaatagaatagaatagaatagaatttattgtcattgcacggtggggtacaacgaaattgcaggtggtctgcaacaacagtgcactgtgggacatttatattaatacaatacaaatgagGCACACGATATtaggtataaaatacaataatacacaaatttaaaaagaaaacacacatttgtaaatataaagaaaaacttgtgcaataaatatggccttttaaaaactacataaagcgcacagtggaattgcacagctgtattgaggtagagggtgggggtggggggtgtcagtgtttgttagcagtccatatggcccaggggaagaagctgttgGTTAGGCTGGTGGTGTgagacttgattgacctgagGTGCCGTccagagggcaacaggtcaaagaggtgataggcgggatgtgaggggtctcctgtgacggccttaattttactgaggcaacaggatctggatatgtcgtccagggagggcagagggcagccgataattttttgggcggtgttaataatacataataataatgcataatgcaagTTTCAAAAACATCAAGATTAAAACAGCAACGAACAAGCAACATATTTTAAGAACTGAGAATGCATTTAGTTCAGCAATGAAGAGTCCTAGTCTGAGCACATCTGACCTACAACTACATCACAAGTACAAAGGTGCTACTTTTAAAGTgttaagagagaaaaaactgcTACACTCATGTGGGTTAGCACAAGCATTAGAGAGGTGGAGGTTAAGACATAATCTTTTAGTGGAACTCTCGAGAAAATTCTGCCAGTGTTCTATTATTCTTTTGAACTGTCAACAAACTATGAGCAAACTCCAATAAACAAAGCCTGCTAGAATATAACCTATGAACTGCAGGAGACTGAGACAAATGTGTTGCTTGAACTGaaacaaagcaagaaaaaaagcaagaaaaccCTATGTTTATTCAAAGTTCTTTCCTGTGACACAGACACTATGCTGATCTTACCTCAAAAATGTGAGCTTCTCAGGAGTTTCGTCTTTCCTGAAGACCAGTGGAGATCTCTGAAAAATTAAGACAAATATACTCACTTGTTTctacatgacaataatatatGTTTGGCATATTAAATACATCAACTGAGCATTTAATAAAAGTGTTGAGAGGACAGCAACACGATTCTCTGCCAATGTCAATTACAAGTTGTATTTACCAAAAGTGTGCAATAGCACCATCTAGCAGGTTCAGCTGGTACTGCACATAATATCAAACGATAACCAATCAGTGCTGATCTGACATGTTTGAACATAGCTTAGATCTGTTAAATGAAGTAGAATGTGCATGTTAAAAGTGCATTATTCTTGTGTAAATCCTCTTTAAGGTTCCTGTTGAGGTTGCTCATGTGTGATGGGACTGAGGAAAAGACACCCACCTGCTGCACCGGCCGTGGAGAGAGAATCACGGGGGTATCGCTGTCCTCCACctcatctcctctccctccactctcCTCCAAGGCCTTCTGAGAATCCGCCCTCTtgtcctctcccacctcctccacgtcttccgcctcctcctccaccacctgggtctcctcctcttcctcgtcatCCTGGAGTGGGGGGGCACGGTGGCGTTTGAACCTGCCCCTCCGGGAGAAGGGCTTTTTCGGGGGCCCGGGGAGCACGGGTTCCCCCCACTCCGCCTTTCGCAACAGCCCGCGCCGCGCCTCCTTGAGGCTCTTCTCGTACACCTCCAGCTGGGACAGGATGACCTGGGTGTAGTCATCCGGGTTCTGCCCGTGCGGGCAGAAAGGCACGCCCCAGTAATACAACACCACCCCCTCTCCCGATTTCTCTTTGCAGGGTGCCGGCTGGCCCGAGCAGGCGCGGCCCTGGAGGGAGGGACTGCCTTGGATCCTGCTCCCCTCGCTATGGAAGGGCTTGCCCGGGTTCGAGGGTGCAGCAGATTGGGCCGCGTACATGTCCCTGAAGGTTAACTTCCTCCGCACTCCACTTCCACCCTCCCGCGCAGGAGCGAGCGGGTTGAGTCTGTTCATGGGGGGCGTGGGCTTCGGGGAAGCTCCAGTGGGCACTGGTTTTGAGCAGGTCGCCTCCCGTGGGAAGACTGGGCTGGTCCGCAATCTGAGGAGGGACTCTGAGTCTGAGGCGCTGCTCTCTTCACAAACTACATTCTGGGACTTTGGAGGACTGCGGGTCTGATCTGTGTCAACGGGGTcctgttttttctgcttcaaaaagacacacatgAATACCCATTCAGAGAAGTAAGaggaaattattattaaactTATTGTGTAATAACACAGCTGTAATGGTTGCTGTGAACTGTTACAGGTGAAACGGACATGGAGGAGCTTGCTCATTGTGTCAGATATAGATGATGCAAGGTAGGAGTAGGTAGATGGTAGGAGACAAAGTCCCTTATAGGCTGGTGGATTTACCTTCACATCGCCttcctcgtcatcatcatcatcatcatcttcatcagaCCAACGCAATGCCATCTGAGTGGTGAAGTCTTGGTTTGGCTGTGCAGCCCTGACAGCATCATGCAGCACATCCTCTAAAAACAGAGCAAACCAGTATGTCACCTTTTCACCTGCTCGTCAAAGTGACAAGGGCTGACAAGAGGAGGCAGTGCCTCGAATGTGGGACTAAGCCATCAGTAGGATTTGATGTCTGTGCCACTGAGCCACAGTAAGCCACAATTctccagcactgacagcagGATAGCGGGTGTTTACCAGATGTCCTTTGCTTGCTCTTCTGGTCCATGCTTCTATGACAGGGCTGCTCCTCGCTCTGCTGTTCTCCAACACTGGCCTGTCATGAGACCAAGAAAACACAATCCTATTAAACCCATGAACAGCCTATTACAAAAACTTCAACTGATCCTGAGAAACTTCCATTTACAAAAGCTCTTTATTACTGAACCACTGAACGCCACCTCAACAACACAAAGAGCTGCTTTAGGATTTCCCTGACAAAAGGGTGAGGGAGCTCCGTTTCATCTTATGCCACGTATGTTTGTGTACTTGTGTCTGTCTTCCACAGTAAACGTCTTTGACTCACAGACAGTGTTTTCAGAACAGACGCCGAATTGGAGGAGTCCTTGCTCCTAGGATAGCAGCCCTGTTTGTGTGGCGATGCTGCAGAATGCTCCTTATCTCCAGACCCCGCTGATCCCACGGTTGTAATTGGTTCCTGCGAGCTCTGTGTACCACTGCCCCTGGCGAGTTTCTCATCCTCTCTCGGATTCGTCCCGGGGAACGTCGGGCTTTCTGGGGGTGCTGGACTAAGCTGCGGAGAGGACTGCGACCCGCCCGATGCTGTCACAATAGCAGGATCCTTCTGAGAACACAGCACGAAGCCCATCGTGTGGCAGTCCACCAACAGGTCTTGACTCAGCTTCTCAACGCAGATAACAGGCCTGTGAGCTGGACTCTTAGGGAAAATGGGTGAAATCTCAGGCTGGGAGTGACACTTTGAGGAGCAGTGTTGAGGGTCACTATCCGCCAAGTCTGTGTCTGGATCTTTCCTCAGGGACCTAATCTCCTGCAGCAGCATGAAAAGGAGGGAGTTTAAAACAACGTCCGTGAAAGAATCTGAGAATGgaggactgtttttttcccccaaacagtGGCTGCGACAGGTctgggacagggagagaaaactGTGGTACAAGATGCATACAAGGATGTCAACTCTGTCCAAGACATTTGAGACAATGAAAAGGACCTGAATAAATCACcttaaccattttaaaaaggaggaggaatGGAAACTCAGAAACGGAAACTATATTAAGACATAAGAGACATAACATAGTACTGACCTTTTCTGAGGAAAACTGAGGCACTAGAGGTGACTCTGGGCTGATGGGTTGAGACAGAGATACATGGCACAGTGAGCTGCCAGCTTTCCTGTTCTTGTCCGTGTCCATAACGGTTGCTGTAGTGAACTGCTCCTCTGCAGGTCCATCTTGTTTTGTTCTACCAAGACTTAAGCGTGAGGACTTCTGTCTGAGTGGGAATACGGGGCTTTCAGAAGCTGGGGGAGGACTGTGACCCTGGGAAGGCTGAGAGGCACTGGTGGGGCTCGTCAACAAAGACAATGACTCAGAGTTGCCATTGTTAGCCTGAGTACCATTAGCCtgcaggaaaaacatttttaaaaattaatttacagagacacagacatatgTAAAGGGAATACAGTTTGTAACTTCTGGCAGTCGCATGGCTTACATGGAGACTTTCAGCAATGGCTTTTCTCAtggcttcctcttcctgttgctGCCTGAGTGCTGCTTCCTGTTCACTCAGCCGCATTGCCAAGTCCAAcatctcctcctctgtcagCTCTGAGGAAAGAATGTTTACATCACAAAATGACTATCAAAGAAGAACTAATATGACGCCCTCCTGCATAACAATGGGAAGGCacaaattttgtttcaaaattgtACTCTACAAGTCAAATATGATGGACAACAAAAACCAAGAGAAcactg comes from Megalops cyprinoides isolate fMegCyp1 chromosome 3, fMegCyp1.pri, whole genome shotgun sequence and encodes:
- the uimc1 gene encoding BRCA1-A complex subunit RAP80 isoform X3; its protein translation is MPRKKRGRRKETDDDVSTFPSKRRHTENQGETVVISDSDNEEDNKPTPREERMRGRENRAQNRELTEEEMLDLAMRLSEQEAALRQQQEEEAMRKAIAESLHANGTQANNGNSESLSLLTSPTSASQPSQGHSPPPASESPVFPLRQKSSRLSLGRTKQDGPAEEQFTTATVMDTDKNRKAGSSLCHVSLSQPISPESPLVPQFSSEKEIRSLRKDPDTDLADSDPQHCSSKCHSQPEISPIFPKSPAHRPVICVEKLSQDLLVDCHTMGFVLCSQKDPAIVTASGGSQSSPQLSPAPPESPTFPGTNPREDEKLARGSGTQSSQEPITTVGSAGSGDKEHSAASPHKQGCYPRSKDSSNSASVLKTLSASVGEQQSEEQPCHRSMDQKSKQRTSEDVLHDAVRAAQPNQDFTTQMALRWSDEDDDDDDDEEGDVKQKKQDPVDTDQTRSPPKSQNVVCEESSASDSESLLRLRTSPVFPREATCSKPVPTGASPKPTPPMNRLNPLAPAREGGSGVRRKLTFRDMYAAQSAAPSNPGKPFHSEGSRIQGSPSLQGRACSGQPAPCKEKSGEGVVLYYWGVPFCPHGQNPDDYTQVILSQLEVYEKSLKEARRGLLRKAEWGEPVLPGPPKKPFSRRGRFKRHRAPPLQDDEEEEETQVVEEEAEDVEEVGEDKRADSQKALEESGGRGDEVEDSDTPVILSPRPVQQRSPLVFRKDETPEKLTFLRRRGLRERCPVESDTQPLEEEEEEEEEGMCPETQMSENNTCDLHMESPTGSQHRQESEEMETEMETEVVGDRNGMALEEEEEEEVRMEVEAEAEVPEPVAQTCSETVECPICMRSFPLPEIEMHAAYCDGAAEESVPVETHSQVMSRRKIRRRPDAIEEDQPSSSGSGKEQRTC
- the uimc1 gene encoding BRCA1-A complex subunit RAP80 isoform X4 yields the protein MPRKKRGRRKETDDDVSTFPSKRRHTENQGETVVISDSDNEEDNKPTPREERMRGRENRAQNRELTEEEMLDLAMRLSEQEAALRQQQEEEAMRKAIAESLHANGTQANNGNSESLSLLTSPTSASQPSQGHSPPPASESPVFPLRQKSSRLSLGRTKQDGPAEEQFTTATVMDTDKNRKAGSSLCHVSLSQPISPESPLVPQFSSEKEIRSLRKDPDTDLADSDPQHCSSKCHSQPEISPIFPKSPAHRPVICVEKLSQDLLVDCHTMGFVLCSQKDPAIVTASGGSQSSPQLSPAPPESPTFPGTNPREDEKLARGSGTQSSQEPITTVGSAGSGDKEHSAASPHKQGCYPRSKDSSNSASVLKTLSASVGEQQSEEQPCHRSMDQKSKQRTSEDVLHDAVRAAQPNQDFTTQMALRWSDEDDDDDDDEEGDVKQKKQDPVDTDQTRSPPKSQNVVCEESSASDSESLLRLRTSPVFPREATCSKPVPTGASPKPTPPMNRLNPLAPAREGGSGVRRKLTFRDMYAAQSAAPSNPGKPFHSEGSRIQGSPSLQGRACSGQPAPCKEKSGEGVVLYYWGVPFCPHGQNPDDYTQVILSQLEVYEKSLKEARRGLLRKAEWGEPVLPGPPKKPFSRRGRFKRHRAPPLQDDEEEEETQVVEEEAEDVEEVGEDKRADSQKALEESGGRGDEVEDSDTPVILSPRPVQQRSPLVFRKDETPEKLTFLRRRGLRERCPVESDTQPLEEEEEEEEEGMCPETQMSENNTCDLHMESPTGSQHRQESEEMETEMETEVVGDRNGMALEEEEEEEVRMEVEAEAEVPEPVAQTCSETVECPICMRSFPLPEIEMHAAYCDGAAEESVPVETHSQVMSRRKIRRRPDAIEEDQPSSSGSGK